The following is a genomic window from Streptomyces chrestomyceticus JCM 4735.
CCGCGCCCGCGCACACCAGCACCTCGCGCGCGGCCTCGACGTAGACCTCCTCGCCGTCCTTGGTACGGACGTGGACGCCCTTGGCGGTGGCGCCGTCCAGCTCCAGCTTGGTCGCCCAGGTCTCCAGCATCAGCGTGAGGTTGGGCCGGTCACCGGCCTCCATGTGGGGGTGGAGGTACGCGACCGAGGCGGAGGAACGCTTGTTGTTCTCCGGGTGGTACGACAGGTCGAAGAACCCGACGCCCTCCTCGAACGGCTGGTCGTTGAAGCCGACGATCTCGGGTACGCCGAGGGCGGTCTTGGTGGCCTCGATCCAGTCGGTGGCGATCTGGTTCTGGTCCTTCTTCGCCACCCGCACGATGTTGTTGCGCAGCTTGCCGAAGTAGGGGTCCATGGCCTTGGCGCCCCAGCCGGTGGCGCCCGCCGCCTCCCACTCGTCCCAGTCGGACGGCAGCGGCTTGAAGGAGATCAGGGTGTTGTGCGACGAGCAGCCGCCCAGCACCTTGGCGCGGCTGTGCAGGATGTGCGAGTTGCCGCGGGGCTGTTCGGTGGTGGTGTACTCGTAGTCCAGCTCGCCGCCGAGCAGGCCGAGCCACTTGCGCAGCGTCAGCACGTCCTCGCGGTCGATGTCGGAGGGGCCGCCTTCGATGACGGCGACCGTCACGTTCGGGTCCTCGGTGAGCCGGGAGGCGATCACCGATCCGGCGGTGCCACCGCCGACGATCACGTAGTCGTACACGGGCATGAGGTGGTGCTCCTTCTGCAAAGTTCGTGCGAGCGTGGTGCGGTGAACAGACGGGGCCTCAGCCCGCGAACCAGCGGACCGGTTCCGGCCGGAGGTTCTCGTAAACGTGCTTGCTCTCGCGGTACTCGTCCAGACCCGCGGGGCCCAGTTCCCGGCCGATGCCGGACTTGCCGAAGCCGCCCCACTCGGCCTGCGGGAGGTACGGGTGGAAGTCGTTGATCCAGATGGTGCCGTGCCGCAGACGGGCGGCGACCCGGCGGGCGCAGGCGGTGTCGGCCGACCAGACGGCGCCGGCCAGCCCGTACTCGGTGTCGTTGGCCAGCGCGACGGCCTCGTCCTCGGTCGTGAACGTCTCCACGGTCAGGATCGGGCCGAAGGTCTCCTCGCGGATCACCTTCATGTCGCGGTGGCAGCCGTCCAGGACGGTCGGGCTGTAGAAGTAGCCGGTGGCCGGGCGGACATCGCTGGGCTCGGGACGGCGTCCGCCGCACCGCAACTGCGCGCCCTCCTGAAGGGCGGAGGCCACGTACGCCTCCACCTTCTCCAACTGCTGCTGCGAGACGAGCGGGCCGCACTCGACGCCCTCCTCGGTGCCGCGGCCCAGCTTGATCTTCTCGGCGCGGCGGGCCAGTTCGGCGACGAAACGGTCCCGCACCGACTCCTCGATGATCAGGCGGGCGCCGGCCGAGCAGACCTGGCCGCTGTGCGCGAAGGCGGCGTTCAGCGCCTGGTCGACGGCGGTGTCGAAGCCCTCGTCGGTGGCGCAGGAGTCGGCGAAGACGACGTTCGGGTTCTTGCCGCCCAGCTCCAGCGCGATCTTCTTGGCGCCCGCGACGGCGGCCGCACCGGCCTTCGTGCCGCTGACCAGCCCGCCCGTGAAGGAGAACAGGTCCACGTCCGGGTGCTCGGCCAGCCGCTGGCCGACCGGCAGGCCCGCGCCGGTGACGATGTTGGCGACGCCGGCCGGCAGCCCGGCCTCGACCAGCAGCTTGACGAGATACACCGTCGAGAGCGGCGTGACCTCACTCGGCTTGATGACGAAGGTGTTGCCCGCGGCGAGCGCCGGGGCGATCTTCCAACTCGCCTGGAGCAGCGGGTAGTTCCACGGCGTGATCATCGCGCAGACGCCGACCGGCTCGTGCACGACAACGCTGTGCACGTCGGGACTGCCCGCGTCCACGACCCGGCCGCCGCTCTCGTTGATCACCAGGTCCGCGAAGTACCGGAAGGCGTTGGTGACGTCGTCCACGTCGACCCGGCCCTCTTCGAGGGTCTTGCCGGTGTCCCGGCTCTCGATGAGGGCGATCTTCTCGCGGTCCCGCTGGAGCAGGTCCGCGACCCGCCGCAGCAGTGCGGCCCGCTCCGCGACGAGGGTGCGGGGCCACGCACCCGCCCCGCCGTCGAACGCGCGACGCGCCGCCTCGACCGCCGCGTCGGCGTCCTCGACGCCGCCCTCGGCGACGACTTCGAGCGTCTTCGCATCGGCGGGGTCCAGGATCTCCCGCGTGGCGCCGGATACGGCGGAGCGCCACACCCCGTCTACGTGAATCGTCTCGCTTGCCGACACGTCTGTTCTGCCTTTCGACTTCCGGTTTGTTGCCACTGGTTCACACCAGCAACGAGGACCCCTCCCCGGAACCCCTTTACCTATGCCGAAACGTTCGAGGAAAGTGACCCGACTCACTCTTCCGGCCCCCGGAATGCAGGTTTGCCGGGGGCGATACGGGTCACTGGTCCGGTCCTTTCGGCCCACGGCCGGGGTGGGCGAGCATCCGTTCAGCGGGGCCTGGTGTCCCCCGTACGGCGGCTCCGTGCGCCACGGAAGCGGGTGAGCGTCGCCGGATCCCACAGCGCCATGACGGCCAGGCCCAGCAGCGCGACGAGCGGCCCTGCGGCCGCGGTGGGCACGGAGGGAACGAAGGAGCTGCTGAGGTTGGCGACGGTGTGCGCGATGATGATCGCGAACACGCTGCCGCCGGTGTTGTTGAAGATCCACACCCACAGCACCCGCAGAAAGACCGCGCCGAACGCGCCCAGCGCGACGAGCGTGCCGTCCTGCCCGCTCCGCACGATCGACGGAACGTGCATCAGCCACCAGAAGGCCCCCAGGGCGAGGCTCCCCCGCAGCGCGCCCCAGCGCCGCTGGAGCGGTTCGGTGGCGTAACCGGACCAGCCCAGCTCCTCCCCTACGGCGAGCAGCGCATAGACGGGGACGAACAGGAGCACCGTCAGCCAGCCCTGGGCGGGCTGCGTGAGCACCCGCGCGCCGGTGACCTGCATCA
Proteins encoded in this region:
- a CDS encoding aldehyde dehydrogenase family protein, which produces MSASETIHVDGVWRSAVSGATREILDPADAKTLEVVAEGGVEDADAAVEAARRAFDGGAGAWPRTLVAERAALLRRVADLLQRDREKIALIESRDTGKTLEEGRVDVDDVTNAFRYFADLVINESGGRVVDAGSPDVHSVVVHEPVGVCAMITPWNYPLLQASWKIAPALAAGNTFVIKPSEVTPLSTVYLVKLLVEAGLPAGVANIVTGAGLPVGQRLAEHPDVDLFSFTGGLVSGTKAGAAAVAGAKKIALELGGKNPNVVFADSCATDEGFDTAVDQALNAAFAHSGQVCSAGARLIIEESVRDRFVAELARRAEKIKLGRGTEEGVECGPLVSQQQLEKVEAYVASALQEGAQLRCGGRRPEPSDVRPATGYFYSPTVLDGCHRDMKVIREETFGPILTVETFTTEDEAVALANDTEYGLAGAVWSADTACARRVAARLRHGTIWINDFHPYLPQAEWGGFGKSGIGRELGPAGLDEYRESKHVYENLRPEPVRWFAG
- a CDS encoding CPBP family intramembrane glutamic endopeptidase, which gives rise to MTDSAVTVPTDTRKDPLTWPFFGLVFLLLVPCWVGGALIDLPGLPKNAPVTDYVAGFTPALAAVLLTARAHGRAGVRELWRRGWDRRGTGWGWWVPVLLLSPFVYAVTYVLMQVTGARVLTQPAQGWLTVLLFVPVYALLAVGEELGWSGYATEPLQRRWGALRGSLALGAFWWLMHVPSIVRSGQDGTLVALGAFGAVFLRVLWVWIFNNTGGSVFAIIIAHTVANLSSSFVPSVPTAAAGPLVALLGLAVMALWDPATLTRFRGARSRRTGDTRPR